The following are from one region of the Nymphaea colorata isolate Beijing-Zhang1983 chromosome 7, ASM883128v2, whole genome shotgun sequence genome:
- the LOC116257781 gene encoding acyl carrier protein 3, mitochondrial codes for MHHVQASILKYVRLRNWSHAQCLIKNSGPLITSVRHMCGPTIPLSDNLMSRVLGLVKKFDKIDAAKVTETADFQKDLCLDSLDRVDLVMAFEAEFNIEIPDEKADKLTCCADVAKYILSESNYKIPEES; via the exons ATGCATCATGTTCAGGCATCGATTTTAAAGTATGTGAGGCTTAGGAATTGGTCTCATGCTCAGTGTCTTATCAAGAACAGCGGGCCATTGATTACATCAGTGAGACATATGTGTGGGCCAACAATCCCACTGTCAGACAATCTCATGTCTCGTGTACTTGGTCTGGTCAAGAAGTTCGACAAGATTGATGCAGCGAAG GTGACAGAGACTGCTGATTTTCAGAAGGATCTGTGCCTGGATAGTCTGGATAGAGTGGATCTGGTCATGGCATTTGAAGCTGAGTTCAACATCGAAATACCAGATGAGAAAGCAGACAAGCTCACCTGCTGTGCAGATGTTGCCAAATATATACTTAGTGAGAGTAACTATAAGATCCCAGAAGAATCGTGA